The following proteins come from a genomic window of Edaphobacter sp. 4G125:
- the rpoZ gene encoding DNA-directed RNA polymerase subunit omega — MNESTLHNKYSLVKGAARRARQLQSGAPPLIVAKSTKACRVAQDEIKQGYVKYVLPQRPGTDPSLH, encoded by the coding sequence ATGAACGAGAGTACATTGCACAACAAGTACAGCCTGGTTAAAGGCGCAGCCCGCAGAGCCCGTCAGTTGCAGTCCGGTGCGCCTCCGCTGATTGTGGCGAAATCTACCAAGGCGTGTCGCGTCGCGCAGGACGAGATCAAGCAGGGCTATGTCAAATACGTTCTGCCTCAGCGTCCAGGTACAGATCCCTCTTTACACTAA
- the gmk gene encoding guanylate kinase, whose translation MAGILFIISAPSGSGKSTLVSQLRTLVEGLEFSISYTTRAPRGSEENGREYYFTTREEFERMIAADDFLEWAEVFGNYYGTAISALRHAKDLGKDLLLDIDVQGALQVMKKMPKAVSIFILPPSPQILEQRLKNRSAAEKVTDEAIIQKRLAAAKGEMTKVWEYKYALVNDVLENAVAELRAIVLSERGEQEFDDLAKTCRTDTASPKLSAVLEAFGDKGQISTVNVNL comes from the coding sequence ATGGCAGGAATTCTGTTTATTATCTCAGCGCCTTCCGGATCGGGAAAATCGACGCTGGTCAGCCAGCTTCGAACCCTGGTGGAAGGGCTGGAGTTTTCGATCTCTTACACGACACGGGCTCCTCGAGGTTCGGAGGAGAATGGGCGCGAGTACTACTTCACGACTCGGGAAGAGTTTGAGCGCATGATTGCAGCCGACGACTTCCTGGAGTGGGCGGAGGTCTTCGGCAACTACTATGGCACTGCAATCTCTGCACTTCGTCATGCCAAGGATCTGGGAAAAGACCTTCTGCTTGATATCGATGTGCAGGGCGCTCTGCAGGTGATGAAAAAGATGCCAAAGGCCGTTTCCATCTTCATTCTGCCCCCCAGCCCTCAGATTCTGGAGCAGCGGTTGAAGAATCGAAGCGCTGCCGAAAAAGTCACCGACGAGGCGATCATCCAGAAACGACTAGCCGCGGCCAAAGGCGAGATGACCAAGGTGTGGGAGTACAAGTATGCTCTGGTCAATGACGTTCTGGAAAATGCTGTAGCGGAGTTGCGAGCGATTGTGCTTTCCGAACGTGGCGAGCAGGAATTCGACGACTTGGCGAAGACATGCAGAACCGATACTGCTTCACCAAAGCTAAGCGCCGTTCTTGAGGCATTCGGAGATAAAGGCCAGATTTCCACCGTTAATGTTAATTTGTGA